The following coding sequences are from one Leptospira mayottensis 200901116 window:
- a CDS encoding Ig-like domain-containing protein, whose translation MKKIIQYFLIFLCFYCNADINQLGDKLKYLGLANSGEFEAPTVLVITPISEAKNVSVNEEVSVLFSQPMDKNSVETGITIGAVSGDSSVRYIWTSDILLKIIPKSHFTAGRRYEIRLNRNVVKDLRGNFLAKNFLSVFYTTGFGPQPFITESNPPVANQIVYGFGVNSNPYVQFSEPMDRIKTAEAVSVTGGPAIYVKEWNDDSTRLTLSLTKSLDPSTTYTFKILKSAENASGNVLDKDYSILFYTGIASLNPYIQDIGMSVPSTPWPVLQPVPSTNPLINGVSKNSFLTITFSKPMDQSKTQNAIQFTPPITGQFTWISQSLLQFTPTDKLTQGATYRLAINSTATDTGNMPLENSYIVDFKVDNVADSIPVTVTGINNFSVTALCAPTADGNANAPVIPANLSTVYKISLISTACALEDYIFRLNFATAGNVPLQSLGDNDIYNQVSVSYFSGGPGVGSPNIYYKNYNCGPSCSIAGSFEFGIKNVPTGTQYKFRLKGGSGGVRDINDNYLTNDIIFLFERQ comes from the coding sequence ATGAAAAAAATAATTCAATATTTTCTAATATTCTTATGTTTTTATTGCAACGCTGATATCAACCAATTAGGAGACAAACTGAAATACCTCGGTCTTGCAAATAGTGGGGAGTTCGAAGCGCCGACCGTCCTTGTAATTACACCGATCTCCGAAGCTAAAAACGTTTCCGTTAACGAAGAAGTATCCGTTCTTTTTTCTCAACCAATGGATAAAAATTCGGTCGAAACCGGAATTACAATTGGAGCCGTTTCCGGAGATAGCTCGGTTCGATACATTTGGACCTCTGACATACTTCTCAAAATCATTCCTAAGTCTCATTTTACCGCCGGTAGAAGATACGAAATCAGGCTCAACCGTAACGTCGTTAAGGACTTGCGGGGAAATTTTTTAGCTAAAAATTTTCTTTCCGTTTTTTATACAACGGGATTCGGACCTCAGCCGTTTATTACGGAATCGAATCCTCCAGTTGCCAACCAAATCGTATACGGATTCGGTGTGAATTCCAATCCCTACGTACAATTTTCTGAACCGATGGATCGAATCAAAACAGCAGAAGCCGTTTCAGTTACCGGCGGCCCCGCAATTTACGTAAAAGAGTGGAATGACGATTCGACTCGTCTCACTCTATCGCTGACAAAAAGCCTGGACCCTTCCACCACATATACTTTCAAAATATTAAAATCCGCCGAGAACGCTTCCGGAAACGTTCTCGATAAGGACTACTCTATTTTATTTTATACCGGAATCGCATCCTTAAATCCTTATATTCAAGATATCGGAATGAGCGTTCCAAGTACACCTTGGCCAGTCCTACAACCCGTTCCCTCTACCAATCCGTTGATCAACGGAGTTTCAAAAAATAGTTTTTTGACGATCACTTTTTCAAAACCAATGGATCAATCAAAAACTCAAAATGCCATTCAGTTTACTCCTCCTATAACAGGTCAATTTACTTGGATATCTCAAAGTTTACTTCAATTTACCCCGACCGATAAACTGACTCAAGGGGCAACTTATAGACTGGCAATCAACTCGACCGCTACGGATACCGGAAATATGCCGCTGGAAAATTCCTATATTGTAGATTTTAAAGTGGATAATGTAGCCGACAGTATTCCGGTAACGGTAACTGGAATTAACAATTTTTCCGTCACTGCATTGTGTGCGCCAACTGCAGACGGGAATGCGAACGCTCCCGTAATTCCCGCAAATCTTTCCACAGTATATAAGATATCATTAATATCGACCGCATGCGCTTTAGAAGATTACATATTTAGATTGAATTTCGCAACGGCAGGTAACGTGCCTCTTCAAAGTTTGGGAGACAACGATATTTACAACCAGGTTTCCGTTTCGTATTTTTCGGGCGGCCCGGGAGTGGGGTCTCCGAACATTTATTATAAAAATTACAATTGTGGTCCGTCTTGTTCCATCGCGGGATCATTCGAATTCGGAATCAAAAACGTACCGACCGGAACCCAATATAAATTCCGATTGAAAGGTGGTTCGGGAGGAGTCAGGGATATCAACGATAACTATCTCACAAACGATATTATATTCCTTTTTGAAAGACAATGA
- a CDS encoding tetratricopeptide repeat protein yields the protein MKNNFEGITNDLKIKSIMRLKKQAYHGLILFSIVSTSLILTLNACGKDEQSKLETFQKGKKEYTSRNLEKAAEFFRQVVSEDKEFLPAQIMLGKSLFFLGKMEESEEIFQKGLTRFPGNSTIRFWIARIHMLQEGKTKEAKQELEYILETEETFFDAHYYLAKIYEKEGMLKEALIEYNRAKMIKIGFDKIHRDLGKLYGVAGLHEKAALEKGLLLEKAE from the coding sequence ATGAAAAATAATTTTGAAGGAATTACCAACGATCTGAAAATCAAATCGATAATGCGACTTAAAAAGCAAGCGTATCACGGCTTGATTTTATTCTCTATAGTTTCCACCTCTCTTATCCTCACTTTAAACGCATGCGGCAAGGATGAACAATCCAAATTGGAAACCTTTCAAAAAGGAAAAAAGGAATACACTTCCCGAAATTTAGAAAAGGCCGCCGAATTTTTTCGACAAGTCGTTTCGGAGGATAAGGAATTCTTACCAGCCCAAATTATGTTAGGTAAGAGCCTCTTTTTTTTGGGAAAAATGGAGGAATCAGAGGAAATATTTCAAAAAGGATTAACTCGTTTCCCGGGAAATTCGACGATTCGATTTTGGATAGCAAGGATCCACATGTTACAGGAAGGCAAGACGAAGGAAGCAAAGCAAGAACTCGAATACATACTGGAAACAGAAGAAACTTTTTTCGATGCGCACTATTATTTGGCGAAAATATATGAAAAAGAAGGAATGTTGAAGGAAGCCTTGATTGAATACAACCGCGCTAAGATGATCAAAATCGGTTTTGATAAAATCCATAGAGATCTGGGCAAACTATACGGTGTTGCGGGTTTACACGAAAAGGCGGCTTTAGAAAAAGGGCTACTTCTCGAAAAAGCAGAATGA
- a CDS encoding tetratricopeptide repeat protein, whose translation MKNKSYTVFLCFFLFSILILNDCSKRKEKELLNDAEKQNTLGISALQLNDLEKAEKHFKEAHRLNPKDPNYANNVGVTLIPRDRFEQAIIYFSKSVEIDPNFQRGYFNLGVAYQNLQKDTEALHYYEKAAAIPAAMPEIYFNLGIINTRLNRKAEAKKNYEIFIQKAPPQFGQQIKDAYLKIKELGI comes from the coding sequence ATGAAAAATAAAAGTTATACGGTCTTTTTATGTTTTTTTTTATTTTCCATACTGATTCTAAACGATTGTTCTAAGCGGAAGGAGAAAGAACTCTTGAATGACGCAGAAAAACAAAACACACTTGGAATCAGTGCCTTACAATTGAATGATCTTGAAAAAGCAGAAAAACATTTCAAGGAAGCGCATCGTTTGAATCCTAAAGATCCGAATTACGCGAACAACGTAGGTGTAACATTGATTCCACGAGATCGATTTGAACAGGCGATAATCTATTTTTCAAAATCGGTTGAAATTGATCCGAACTTTCAAAGAGGTTATTTCAATCTGGGAGTCGCTTATCAAAATCTCCAAAAAGATACAGAAGCGTTGCATTACTACGAAAAGGCAGCTGCAATCCCGGCAGCTATGCCCGAGATTTATTTTAATTTAGGTATTATCAATACTCGATTGAACCGAAAAGCGGAAGCGAAAAAAAATTATGAGATCTTCATCCAGAAAGCTCCTCCTCAATTTGGTCAGCAAATCAAAGACGCGTATCTGAAAATTAAAGAATTGGGCATTTGA
- a CDS encoding lipoprotein, translating into MLNDRFQILLRIFTFTVLCFAACRPSLRYYHDITFNVSFSEMDKTALKGGNRISIVRFLSKSSNQADIVSSVFSDNLLFFLHTKGIKGTISNPSSKIEEPQPNSNVSIVTATQKMNSAYLLNPEQAKEICSETNSDYVITGFVHETKAGNFLNPDQSSGIMAYLYNKNGSQVVQMQYIGDESLELYDNSSEVARVFANKIVELLRSK; encoded by the coding sequence ATGTTAAATGATCGTTTTCAAATTTTACTCAGAATCTTTACCTTTACAGTTCTTTGTTTTGCGGCGTGTAGGCCTTCTTTGCGCTATTATCATGATATAACATTTAATGTATCGTTTTCTGAAATGGACAAAACCGCTTTAAAGGGTGGAAATCGCATTAGTATCGTTCGTTTCCTTTCCAAATCTTCTAATCAAGCGGACATAGTTTCTTCTGTCTTTTCCGATAATTTGTTATTTTTTCTCCACACAAAAGGTATTAAGGGAACGATTTCAAATCCTTCCTCTAAAATCGAAGAACCGCAACCGAACTCTAATGTTTCCATTGTTACGGCCACACAAAAAATGAATTCTGCATATCTTTTGAATCCAGAGCAGGCAAAGGAAATCTGTTCCGAGACAAATTCGGATTATGTTATCACTGGATTTGTTCATGAAACGAAAGCAGGGAATTTTTTAAATCCCGATCAGAGTTCAGGCATTATGGCGTATCTCTATAATAAAAACGGGTCTCAAGTGGTTCAAATGCAGTATATAGGGGACGAGTCGCTGGAATTATACGATAACAGTTCGGAAGTCGCGAGAGTTTTTGCGAATAAGATCGTGGAACTATTACGAAGTAAATAA